In the genome of Thunnus albacares chromosome 8, fThuAlb1.1, whole genome shotgun sequence, the window TAGCTTAAGGGGTTTTACTTACTGGTGATATTCATTTCAGTGCTCAAAACTTTACAGAAAATTCATACACAATCTCTTCTCCACATTATATAGGATACAgactgtttatatttatatttccaCAAAAGATAgtcatttagttttagttttatgccgatttctgcttttctttctctttctaacTTGTTGCCACTCATCTGCAGCAAGGTGAGTCATCCCAACATAGTGAAGCTTCTGGGCAATATAAATCTCAAAGACGGGAAATGGGTCATTCCACTTGAGTTTATCTTCGGAGAGGACCTAGAAACCACCATCTTCAAGTCATCAAGGTCTAAAATACAGGTAAGGTTATCTTGACAAAGGACGAAGGCACTTGATTCATGgtgaaattaatgatttaagtATTTAGAATACATAAAACCAGTAGAAGTAGTAGAACCACACACTACTTTTATGAAACCATGTAAAGGAATGAACACACTGCATAATTAAAAGTCTGATTATAGCCTCAACTTGGCCAAGATGACTCATTGTCAAGATCGTGGAGAGTCTGCATGGTTTGTGCTAAATAAAGCATTTGTATCATGACATTATCTTGTAGTATGAATTGGTTTAGGATACAAATCTTCCTACCAACCAAATCTCAGAACAGTCAGAGACATCAAGATATCACCTCATGTTTGAATTTTATGACTGAAATCTGGACAAATCATAATGCAATCATGCAGTTTGAGGTTAATGACAGAAATCTAAACAATGTCTTCCTTTCTATAACTGTAGtctttctgttgtctttaatgtgTGCTGTCCAAAGTGCTTTAGTGTGGATACTACCTTCCTTATTAATTTCACATGTTACATCCTGTTGACTTCTGACAAGCAAGTTTAATTCAGGCGTGAAGGAAAAGGGTGTGCAAGTCATTATAAGGAAGTTGGTTTGAATATTACACAGGTGCTTTCTGATGCCAGTCCAGCTAAATTAGAtcacatatttttgtttgtacagTTGACTCCATCTAATAAAGGCACTATCATCATTGGCATGTGTGAAGGGCTGCTTTTCCTCCACTCCAAAGATGTCGTCCATCAAGACCTCAAGCCTGAAAACATCATGGTGAGTGGAGGCCTTTGTAGTATGAAGGTGTTATGTTTCAAGTGTGAAAAGTGGGAGAGCTGTGCATTCATTAGTCAAAATTCCCAAAAACATAGCAGATATAATTTAGCATGGGTCAGAGGTGGAACACTTTGAATCAGATATAATTATACAGGTGTTCTGAGGGCAGATACAAACAGATGaatcattattttgtattaaGAGTTctaaaaacagtgtttcatgAAGAAAACTCTCTGGGGTCAAAAGAGTTCTTTGACGAATCACTGCtgtttaaaaatttaaattttgccAGTTCTGGGTGTTATTTCTAAATAACAAACTACTGTTTGACTGTACACTCAATCATGTCATGTCTTGTTACCTGATTactgcagacaaacacaataaaatagaCTTTAGATTCATGAGATACATTTTCTATTATGGTAACTGAGAGAACTCAGTGTACTGCAACTAGAAGAAAAGATTTTCACCACTTTGACATATATGCAGAAACGTACAGAAACGTGAGTAATATACAACCAACACCAATAATCCTGGAATCATGCAATCAGGATGTTAAAGCTAAAATAAGCATTTTTGACAAGAAGTCAACttcaattttctgtatttgcactGCATTTCTTGATATCATGTATGTGTTGTCAAAGTGGTAAAGATGTGTTGAGCTCATTCATAGTCACTTTTCCATCAAATTTCTAATCGCTGGGTAGAAGTAAAATTAGAATGGCTggcttaaaggtgcagtgtgtaggatatAGTGGCATCTTtggtgagattgcagattgcaaccaactgaataccaaCCCCAACTCCCTCCCGGTCCCCTTCCATGCCTGTAGGATAACCTATGGTGGCCtggaaacttgtgaaaaatgtgaaaggccctccCTAGAGCCAGTGTctggtttgtccgttctgggctactgtagaaacatggtggtgcaacatggcaggcgTGTGGTAGAGGACCCGCtccccatgtagatataaagggctcattaaaaggtaacaaaaacacagtgattcttattttcaggtgattatacactaattaaaacatacttgaatacccttatttattaattcatactacaaatattatattccatttctgccaagtccattccgctagatgccactaaagtCTGTACACTGCACTTCTGTGAACCTACGCAGAGAAGGTTGTTAAGGGGAACTCTAGGCTGAAGTGCTCACTGAGAAGCTGACATGCATTGCACACCTTCCAAATCTCAGCAATTGCTGTCAGAAGGTGGGTCCAACACAATTGTAAACATACTGCATAcaagtataaaagaaacagcCACACAAATATCTCTGAGCAAAACCTGTGCAGCCTGCAGAAGCAGTTTATGGCTCAATCAATTGTTTTGTTGCTTATTATTTtgtgagaaaatatttcataCTATCTACATTTCCCTCTGGAAGCTGTTCATCTGAAGATTTAATGACGTTTGTCCTCCAGGTGGAACATAACACCAACAGAGCTGTAATCATCGACCTGGGATTGGCCAAGTTCTTCAAGCATGGTCTCAACTCTGCCGTCGACATGGGGAACGAGGCCTATTCAGCCCCTGAGGTGCTGCAGAGGCGCAGCCAGCGGGACCAGCGCTCGGACGTGTGGGCGATGGGTAAGATCATCGCTGAGCTTTGTGCCCGTATTCGGCTGTACACCCCAAGCGTCTGTCCCGCCAAGATCAAGGAAACCCTGCAGGGTCAGCCATACTGTCACGCTGTTTGTAGGATGGTAGAGACCAACCCCTCTGTAAGGGCCTCCATGGGTGGGGTCATAAGTGACATACGGAGGGCCGGAGGTGCAGGCATCGTCACAGATAGACCTGTTAGACAAGATCACCTTCTGCCACCTTCATCCCAAATTAATGCCAGAAACCGTACTCCATCACCAATGAACAGGGCTCCATCACCGTTTCACAGGGATCCATCACCATTAAACAGGGCCCCCTCTCCATTTAATCCATTACCTCGGAACAGGTCTCCAGAACCACTGAAATGGGAGCGCTCACCCAAACCTCAACCTGCACGCCacctctctccttcccctcaTAGGACAGAGGACAAGAAAGATAAGCAGGCTCTGGTCCCAACTGGTGCAGCAGGCGTCACGCAGGACTTCATGAAGATGAGGCTGTACCAAGAAGCTGCCAAGGATCTGCCCTGCAACCTGCCCACAACAGGGAGGGTGGTGGTGCGGCGCTTTGAGAAGAAAAACGGAGAGGTTGGAACATGGGAGCAGAGGGAGGTGGTGACACGTGATGGGAAAATAGTCAAGTATGATGATGTCAAGTTTAACAGCAATTAAGACTAGTCAGAGTCACTCAAATAGCAATTGCATGTGCAGGTTAAATGGTTAATTCAGGGTCACCTAACTTTTGGTATCTTCGTAGGAAAGCATGTGAAAATACATTTCCGTTGAGATAAAGAGTAAACTGAGATTAAGCTACTGTAGGCAAATGTTTCTAGAGCAGATAAAATGCAcataaaatctgtttaaaactagaaaatattgTAGTTTAATGCTGCAATAAGAATACCTCTTGAAGTGGCATTGGTCATGCTGTAACATGATATTCAGCCATGATTGATTGAGGTGCTCATTTAcctggagagaaagaaatatcAGTGGGCATGAACAACCATCTGTGAACACATAGGACTGTGAACATGGCTCATAcgttatgtatatatttgtgtatatgaATAAATACTGAAACATCAGTTGCTATTCCAtagatttgcatttttttcttttcgttTTGGAGATTTTATGCTCATatttattacacttttttttattatgttgtcATTGCTTTAActtcattgtcatcatcatctgaGCAGGCAATGAAAAGAAGCAAACACAACTAGTTGATGGTTATAATTAAAGGTGGTTATTGTTTTCTTGCTAATATTAACATCATCAGAATGCAGACAAAGTGGGTCAACAGCATGCAACAAACAATTTATAATACTGGTTTTCATTAGGCATCATAGCTCCAATTTTGGTGAATTTTATGGCTAAACTTATGAGGTATATGATTACGTGGGTCAAGAAGGTCCTACAATCCGATGACCACATTTCTAAAACTTATTGTGCAGAACTGATGAAAAGATGGTGCCATGCTAGAGATGGTGAGGATGAGATACTGCTACGAGGTTGCATTTTCCGTCTTGTTTGTAGTTAACAGGAAATCTCAAACTtgttaaaagatttttttttttttaattaaccaaAACTGGATTAAAAAGCACCACCATGTGGCTCTTTGTAAAGCACAACATGTGAAAGTATATCATTAAGTATGTATGAGTCTGACTCACTGAAAGTCATCCTTCATGTAAAGGATTTAGGTACTCTCcaaaactcatttaaaaaatccTGGTTACCATCAACCTTATGTCTCTGTCACTCATTGtgaatgtatttctttttttagatttttggtATCCTGGGTTACTCTACCATAAAACTAAAAAAGTTTACAGctttcattttttcccattatttttcattatcaattaatctgctgtttatttgattaatctattacatttttagtctataaaaaataaatgtccgGCGTAGTTTCCTAAAACCAATGATAATTTCTTcagatttcttgttttgtccaaatagACAAAGATTTTCGATGTAATGTTAGGAAGGAAATGTAACTCCTTATATTTGAGATGCTGGAACCAGCTTGAAAAAGTTTTTAAACcattaaatgataatgaataatttaataatttcatcaattaatcatttaaatgacTAATCATTCCTAGAAATCCTAGTTCTGCCACTGATTAGAACTCAGacacagaagcaaaaaaaaatctttttcaatCTACTGACCCTTTTAAAAAACCAGAAGAGCTTGTTTCAGAGTTCAggagtttgttgttgtttaacaCCTCTGCAGTAATGAACTGTATCTGACCCCACCACCGTCTAGTGACCCGCACCAGACAACTTAAAACATCAACAACGCTGACCACTCTGAACTCCACCCACTCATTAAAGAGTTATTTAATATCAGATGAcaattgtatttttgtcatcCTCCAGTGGTAAAGTTAGCACATTGCTACAGTGATGGAAGTGTACTGGATGTGGCCAATACACCCTAAAGTCACTGTTGGATGTGcttacaggtgcaacagagcacaCTTCTGACCACAGTGATAGTGCACATAACCTCTCTTATTAAACAAAAGGTTAAGGGAATATTTTGGAAAATTGACTTATTCGCTTTTttgttgagagttagatgagaagatagatACCACTCTGATATGTTACATATGAAATATTAccagcttagcataaagactggaaccACAGGGAACCAGCTGGCCTGGTGAGAATTTGAGGTTTTAAGGACGATTATGTGCcagactttttatttattttttattttatttcacttcacATGTTGCTCCTCCTCCAAACAAATGGTATTGAAAGTTCAAAAGTACCAACATTCAAATGTCTGAAGGGATTTGTGGCAACTGTACACATAAGGGTAAGCTTGATTTGCTTTGTCAGCAGCGGCTACAACTCATGTGGGTCTGGGGCTGTTCATCATTCAGTCTATCATGACCACAAATTGAGAGAAAGTGGGATGTGTGGTTTCCTTTGCAGAGCTGAGGAGAAAAAGTGTCTCGATTTGGGCTGTTTAGAgctgcatgctggtatttctGCATGCCAAGTGCAACAAAGGGCGAAAAAAAACCTGATCAACATGAAGCAGAGAGGATCAGAGGGCCGTTGTTGAGGGAGCTGGTCTGGATCAAAAGCACCGCACATGCAGGAAAGTAAGTACCTGGTGGTAGAAAGTTTTAGCCTGGCCTGGCatgtttttaaccatttttttaatggaaggatgggtttttttttatagaaaactAACCAAGAGGAATTAACCTGTGGAGGAATACACTGGGAATGTGCAATAGACTAATTATCTCTGAGGAACCAACATTGTAGAGGGAAGCCCAGGAAAGGAAGCCCAACTGTATCAAGTCAGGACAGTGCGAACCTGGTTGGAGCAGCCAGCAGCTGGAGAGAAAGGACACCAGCATTTGAGCTTCCAGAAGCTAGAGTGGAGGTGCTTTCCCCATAACCCAAGGCCCGTCTCGGcgggtggatttttttttttttttttccagtaataCGGAACATGACTGGACAAAAATGCACCTTTGGCCTGTTCCTTTAATTAACCCACCTCTCTGTGACTAGAGCCAGTCCAATCCCGCCTGCAGTGTCCGTGGGCCCTTCAGCTCAAGCCTGAACTTAAGCCTATATTCTCTGACAGTGATTGTGTCCCcagaggaaaataaacagaCCAGCCTCCAGAGTTGGTGTGGTTACTTACCTGGTCATCCttaggactttttttttaaactgtatacCAGCAATCTTTTTAATACTTACATGAAAAAGATATTATGGGATAAGATTTCAAACTTACCTAGAAATGTATCATAGAGCATAAAAAATTGGCCCCCTCTTAAATAGTTGAAAGAAGTACCACCCTTTAAAATAGATACCAACTGATAACTGTCATGGTCAAAATGCATTCTTTCATCTACAAATACAAATCAcccattaatttatttttactcaAGATAGTATTTTTAAAGTCCTTAACTGCTCATTTTGCTTTTATGGACAAATAGGGACTAACATATATATAGTATTGGTAGTTTTAAAAGGTAATTTAAGACTCTTTAAACCATAACAAGTGTTGTTATTAAATCATGGGAGCAATTTGGATCTCTTCTCCATCATAAAAAGGCTAACCAGCTTTACAGCAGCTTACAGCGCAAACATTATACAAACAGGAATGACTGCGCTCATTTTGAATATAGCGCCACTTTGAGCCTCTGCAGCAAAAATACATGGTACGAAAATCCAACATTTAATTCTGGGAGTCTGTATTGATTAAAAACCTGATCATATCTGTAATCACCTACTTGAGGTCTTTCTGGGGTGTGCAGGGTGGGtcataatgttttattacataCTTAAAGAAACTTTTTTGTTGAACAGATATTGGAGGTGGACACTGTGTATTGGGGAGGATGCATCATTGGTCTGGATATGTACTATAGggcactggttcccaacctgggggtcccGGCTTCCACTAGGAGGTGTAagaattgtttttgttgttggattcattcatcatttctgtgaggaaaacaaaaaaaaatgtaagggTTGTTTTAAAAGTTCATAACAAGTACCTTAAAAacctgtgtgcaggtgtacgGAGGAGAACTGGTGTTGTTTTAAAAGCAAAGCGTGCTCACAGTAAATACTGATTTCATTTAggaaaaaggttgggaaccactgctgtaGAGGACAAAGTGCTTCTGACTCATGTTTCACTTTGTGTTAagatacaaaacaataaaaaacatgatcaCAAGATGACAAAAAATTCAgctaaaacaatttttttttataaaaagtgACAGCATTTCTTTTGAATAATCAGTTTATTAATGAATTTAAGGCCACTCTGGACTGTGCAGAAGAACTAACAAAGTCACATTGCCCTTGGTTGCTTCAGTACTACCCTGTGATCACTGCTTTCTGTGGTTGTTGAGCTTATCCACATCAGAACGgagtcaagtcaaatcaaactCTAAATagctttaaacaaaaacaaacaacaacaacaaaaaaaacatgaaacataagGTCAAGTATTACACAGTAAATGATGGAGACTGTGCATTGTGACTTTGGGAATTTAAGCTTCCCTTGTATATTGTGGTCAAAATGCCCAACTCATATCCTCTAAATTTTACACAACAGTGAGGAGAGCTCTGCACAACAGATGGAAACTTCCATTTAAAGTCACAATAAGACAGTTTCCAGTTCACAACATAGACACTTCAGCATGCTTGATATTTTCTAAGAGGGCACTGATATGTATCATCTCCACATGGTGCTCAGTACATTCCCATACCCTTACTAACAGGTTCTTTACCATGCATATTTAGTCTTGATATAAAGATACGATTGTATTAGTGAAGTGTTTAAATACTAGTCTTGGATGTGCTGCTAAGGCCATAGGAGTTGGATATTAATTCACATCAAAATGATATTGCAGTATGTAGTCATCTATTCATGAAAATCACAGGCAACCACTCTCAGAGCTTATCTTGTCCACTTCAACAGACCGATACCACAATGATACGAAGATAAAAATAAGTTTCATTACAACATTTGTCAACACATCTACACtgacccaaaaaaacaaacaaacaaaaaaaaacccctaatAGTCATCATGAACTATCCTTGTCCCTCCACTGAAAAACCTGTACAGGATTTAATCATCTGTTGGCTTTGTGAATTTTAGGGGAATCCGAATACATGATGGTTTCGAGACCATTTTAAACACAGAATGGAAAGAGGCTACAAATGTTGATAGAGAGAAATGATAGGCCTGTCCTTTCAGACAGAATCATACAGCTTTCCAGGAATCGTTCACAATTTGTGGAGTGCACAGTGTacaaccacccacacacacacatttcctgttTATCATCACAGCTTTCCATATAGTCATCTTTGGTTTCAGCTCATTTACCTACAAGTACAGCCACACTCATTGGGTAAAgggattttattttatatcgTGTAAACAATCAAATCTGTCAACAGAGTGAAGAGGAGGGTGGACTGTCGACATGCAGTAAAAGGGCACTACTAGTGGAGAGGACATTGCAGATCGTTCCATGTGATAACTTGTTAAAGAACAAGAGTCACAGACGGCGATTAGAACGTGTGAGGGGGTTTTTTGTATTTGAAATAGACATGAAAAGAATATAATGAGAAAAGATAGAGAATCACGGCATGTTTCCTTGTATCAAACTTACAACCTGCAAATATTGCTGAAGAgatctttattttcctttacatTTCTCAGACACGCTGTCATTTATCACATCTCCACCTGACCACAATGCCTTTAGACGTTACTTTGTGGGTTTTCAAATAACATAGATATAGGAAAAAATTTTTTCAAATCACAAAATAGCATTTAATCCTTCAAGGATCAAAGTGAAGTACCAACATGATAACCACCACAACTGGTGCCACTGTATTTCCTTGGAACAGCGATTACAAAGATTAGTGTTATGCTTTGGGCTCAAGCTGAACTAACTTGTTTGTGTAGATAGATAAATTTGGCTACTTGGTTGCTTGAGCTTGAAACATCGACTAATCTACACTCACGGACCTGCACTGATCTGAGCCTGATGCAGAAGTGATATTTTTTGAGCACTTTCTGTATTTCAGCTCAAAAGGACAGAAGAGGGGacatacaatacaaaaaaaaaaaaaaaaaaaatagcacattataaatatttacTGCATGTAAAGTGTTGAGGGTGCAAGCCAGCATTCGAGTGACACATTTAGATATTGAGctatatatgtatactgtacataatccacatatatatataaaagtatatatatatatatgcaagaCAGACTCCATTATGATGTGAATTACAAGCTCGTCTCAAGGCAGAGAACTGATCACTGTCATCAAAACCTGCTCTATTCGATAAaggcaaataaacaaaaacacacaaaaagaaaatgcaatcAAAGGTTGTAGATATTGGATGATGTGCTGAAATACAAGGAAATGATTTGAAAGGCTCTGTTGAATTACTGCTGAGATGAACGCTACACTGAAGAACTGTATTTCAGCATTTGTGTACAGAACTAAAATATTGTCACTGTATAGCCCACTGATATTTCCACAGATATAACTTGGAAAACATAAGAAAGCTTTAGTCTATCTTTTGATAAACTGTAGAACAGCATCTGTATGAGAACCCTTTCTAAATCCGGCCCTGGGTATTTGCAGATGGATAGGATATGTATGCTGTTATGTTTGaagcagtaataataataataatcaataataatacaCAAATCTGTCAAGTTCCTTCATTCATTACTCGTTATAGCAGCTTCACACACTCAACTGGAAACAAAAATCGTCTCCTTGACTCATGTATTCATTGgcttagagaaaaaaaaaaaaaaaaagagagagtctGACTCTGTTGTGGCACAGTGTGACTGCTGGAAATTGCAGCTACTGctccattaaaaacacagtattCTAAATTAAGTAAGGTACgagtgaaaagacaaaaataaagaacaagATTCTAAGGCATCGCAAGGTTTAACCAGCGACCATGGCGCTGTAGATATATAAACTCACAGAGTCCAACTTTTACCCTTCACTCTTTGCTGTGGCTCCCTTGGAATAATAATCGTTGATGTCACAGGATCCAAGGTTGAGAGCCGTCATCTAGAGCAGGTTGAGAATTTCATgtctattgtttttttattttcagtaaatCAGGTGTTTTTAATCACCCAAATGACTGTCTCACTGTCACCGCAGGCAGAAGAGAATCTCTGGCTGAGTATGATGTTGATTCTCCGTAAAATAATTCTTCCACTAACACatgaaaaagattaaaatgaacaaaaaaaaccccaggccaccaaggagaaaaaaacatcatcctACAGCATGCACTGATAGGATTATCCCACCGAAGTAATGGCAGAGTGAAACACGATTAGGGATGTCTTAGGGTCGACTATTTCTCTGAGTGGCCCTCTTTGAGTTTGGTTGAGCCTTTCGCTGGTGCTCCGGCTGCAGGTTTTCCTGCAGCTTTGGCAGGAGGAGGTGGTGTTTTGGGGGTAGGATGTAGACCGGCCTCAGTGCCGATGTTGACAGTGATGTTGGTGTAGAGGGGCAGGTATTTCCGTGAGATTATCTCATAATCAGCTGTGTTCATTCCATCCAGCTTCCAGGTCTGACGCGTCTTGGCAAGCATGTTGAACCTTGAGACGGGAAACAAAACGAGAACTTTTTCAACGTTTACCTTTTACCCGTTGGTATACTGATACTCTAAGCTTAAGTGGCTTCTTCTGCATTGATAGCAACTGCAGAATAAGCTTACAAGTCTTACAACACCCAACATCATAActgacattaaaatgtgtagTAAATAGAGAGAAATATTTATACCAGGCTGTGTCAACTCATGTCAAATACCTCTacagtgaaggaaaaaaggggAAATGAAAAGTGAAGCACATAGTGTGGACACAGCTAACGAGTAAATTCTGTCTGGGTGCTGGCTCATTTTGACCACTATCTTAAATATTTCCCCCTTGGTAAGCCACACtctaaaaaacacagtaaatactACAACTTCTATTTATTTACAGCTCTGCTGCACATTTTCCACATTAACCAAATGCACCGACTTGTTTACTGTACCTCTTTGGGTTCACATCATTTCCTTTGTCCAGCTTGTGTTTAATCATCTTGTAACGGCCCACTTTTAGTGATGGGCGAGTGATATACATCCCCGCCAGAGACACCCTGAGAAGACAGATAACACAGTCGGAATGTGGTTATTGTTCGATAGATGTTTAAAAGCACGATGTGTCGTTTtctgccactaggggtctctcaatcaaaacaataacaaaagacgaaGTTTGGTGAGGttgtgaagtagtgtgggatcatgggagttgttgtcttcattattaaacatttgaacattgttggaaacatttgggataatgcaAGTAcacaactaaataaaatatatagcataggtctagtcatttttagacattttaatgcgaATAGTTACATATTGGGCCTCAAAATCTTTACTTTGTGATCAACTGAGGGATGCTTTTGGTCAGTGTTAAATATCAGCGTCAAATCAGAGATCTACAAGAAGTATAACTTTTACACCAGGACTTCAGAGTTCAGTCATCATTCAGGCAGAGATTGATTACTGGAAACATTCATGTGTGATGGGGTATGGATGCAGTTTGTCCACAGATGAACCTTGACAGGAAAGCACAtcgattttacac includes:
- the zmp:0000000881 gene encoding spindle assembly checkpoint kinase; this translates as MAYSTSTLAKGCFGKVYKEKYNDTWAAIKKVPQHLISRKDLQRECDVYNKVSHPNIVKLLGNINLKDGKWVIPLEFIFGEDLETTIFKSSRSKIQLTPSNKGTIIIGMCEGLLFLHSKDVVHQDLKPENIMVEHNTNRAVIIDLGLAKFFKHGLNSAVDMGNEAYSAPEVLQRRSQRDQRSDVWAMGKIIAELCARIRLYTPSVCPAKIKETLQGQPYCHAVCRMVETNPSVRASMGGVISDIRRAGGAGIVTDRPVRQDHLLPPSSQINARNRTPSPMNRAPSPFHRDPSPLNRAPSPFNPLPRNRSPEPLKWERSPKPQPARHLSPSPHRTEDKKDKQALVPTGAAGVTQDFMKMRLYQEAAKDLPCNLPTTGRVVVRRFEKKNGEVGTWEQREVVTRDGKIVKYDDVKFNSN